The following proteins come from a genomic window of Gemmatimonadaceae bacterium:
- a CDS encoding sigma-70 family RNA polymerase sigma factor has protein sequence MSEVVAIWPVPEYRLLDTETLDDALDRPPLRWPLTIRERDTDEDRAASRRLGEIFRAHYSELYALVLRYVRTRALAEEIIQDAFLAVWKRRHAWTATMDLKAYVFQTAHNRALNHLRRDRVEIDWQHLVAARREEWGMSQYAVSAHDAVDVDEMVELMQRAVRSLPARAQRTIVLRLQYHLTNAEIAEVMGVSVKAVERNITRGLKALRVAFGKPG, from the coding sequence ATGTCCGAAGTGGTCGCCATTTGGCCCGTCCCAGAATACCGCCTGCTCGACACCGAGACACTCGACGATGCCCTGGACCGTCCGCCCCTTCGCTGGCCGCTGACGATCAGAGAACGCGACACCGATGAGGATCGGGCAGCGTCCCGACGCCTGGGCGAGATTTTTCGTGCGCACTACTCGGAGCTGTATGCCCTCGTGCTACGCTATGTGCGCACGCGCGCGCTCGCGGAGGAGATCATTCAGGACGCGTTTCTGGCGGTATGGAAGCGCCGTCACGCATGGACGGCGACGATGGATCTCAAGGCGTACGTGTTCCAAACGGCGCACAATCGCGCGCTCAACCATCTGCGTCGTGATCGCGTGGAAATCGACTGGCAGCATTTGGTGGCCGCTCGCCGCGAGGAGTGGGGCATGAGTCAGTACGCGGTGAGCGCGCACGACGCCGTCGACGTGGACGAGATGGTGGAGCTCATGCAACGCGCGGTGCGCAGTCTCCCGGCTCGCGCGCAGCGAACCATCGTACTGCGCCTTCAATACCATTTGACCAACGCCGAGATCGCAGAGGTGATGGGGGTGAGTGTGAAGGCGGTGGAGCGGAATATCACGCGCGGGCTCAAAGCGTTGCGGGTGGCGTTCGGCAAGCCGGGTTAG